One genomic region from Marinobacter szutsaonensis encodes:
- a CDS encoding nitrate/nitrite transporter, with translation MTTTPTRPQQYRALGLSTFSFTLCFAVWTIFSIIGIRIAENLGLSDTQLGLLMATPILTGSISRLFLGIWTDRYGGRWVFGILMLTTAACVYLLTFATTYPMLLVGALGVGLAGGSFIVGVAYTAAWFEKERQGTALGIFGAGNVGSAVTNFGAPFLLVAFGWEQTAQIYATVLAIMGVVFIILAKEDPLAAERSGEKAKSFMEQMEPLRELRVWRFALYYFFVFGAFVALALWLPHYLIGVYGLDIKTAGMIAALYTIPASLFRILGGWLSDRFGARRVMYWTFGASVVCTFLLSYPPTDYVVHGIEGDIRFTLDMSLAMFVVLIFTLGFFMSLGKAAVYKHIPVYYPMHVGAVGGVVGMIGGLGGFILPLTFGALNDITGIWQSCFMLMFVIVTAALVWMHYAIRTAEREEWAANEERTDLPELATPHLFYPLNRPHHQPPVGKTPPKRD, from the coding sequence ATGACCACTACTCCGACACGACCACAGCAGTACCGGGCACTGGGTCTCTCGACCTTCTCGTTCACCCTGTGTTTTGCGGTGTGGACCATCTTTTCCATCATCGGGATCCGGATTGCCGAGAACCTGGGATTATCGGATACCCAGCTCGGCCTGCTGATGGCTACCCCGATCCTCACCGGCTCCATCAGCCGGTTGTTCCTGGGTATCTGGACCGACCGCTACGGCGGGCGCTGGGTATTCGGTATTCTGATGCTCACCACGGCCGCCTGCGTGTACCTGCTGACCTTCGCCACCACCTACCCGATGCTGCTGGTCGGCGCCCTTGGTGTCGGCCTGGCTGGCGGCTCCTTCATCGTCGGGGTGGCCTACACCGCTGCCTGGTTCGAGAAGGAACGCCAGGGCACCGCGCTGGGCATCTTCGGTGCGGGTAATGTCGGTTCGGCGGTGACCAACTTCGGCGCGCCCTTCCTGCTGGTGGCTTTCGGCTGGGAGCAGACCGCCCAGATCTATGCCACGGTGCTGGCCATCATGGGCGTGGTGTTCATTATCCTCGCCAAGGAAGACCCGCTTGCCGCGGAGCGCAGTGGTGAGAAGGCCAAGTCCTTCATGGAACAGATGGAGCCGCTCAGGGAGTTGAGGGTCTGGCGCTTTGCCCTTTACTACTTTTTCGTATTCGGCGCCTTCGTAGCCCTGGCCCTGTGGCTGCCGCACTACCTGATCGGCGTGTACGGCCTCGATATCAAGACCGCCGGCATGATCGCGGCGCTGTATACCATTCCCGCTTCCCTGTTCCGGATCCTTGGCGGCTGGCTCTCGGACCGGTTCGGCGCCCGGCGCGTGATGTACTGGACATTCGGTGCATCGGTCGTCTGTACCTTCCTGCTCAGTTACCCGCCCACCGATTACGTGGTGCACGGTATCGAAGGGGATATCCGGTTCACGCTGGACATGAGCCTCGCGATGTTCGTGGTGCTGATCTTCACCCTCGGCTTCTTCATGTCCCTGGGCAAGGCGGCGGTGTACAAACACATTCCGGTGTATTACCCGATGCATGTGGGCGCCGTGGGCGGTGTCGTGGGCATGATCGGGGGCCTGGGCGGCTTCATCCTGCCGCTGACTTTCGGGGCCCTTAATGACATCACCGGAATCTGGCAGAGCTGTTTCATGCTGATGTTCGTGATCGTGACCGCCGCACTGGTCTGGATGCACTACGCCATCCGCACCGCGGAACGGGAAGAGTGGGCTGCCAACGAAGAACGGACCGACCTGCCGGAACTGGCCACCCCGCATCTGTTCTACCCGCTGAACCGCCCGCACCACCAGCCTCCGGTTGGCAAGACTCCACCGAAACGGGACTGA
- a CDS encoding NnrS family protein, whose protein sequence is MQAIPTSATTDAASIRQLFSYPFRIFFLSMTVLALLVVPVWVMQVTGVLNLPLAMPGLFWHQHEMLFGFLSAAVAGFLLTAVCVWTGTNRTHGVRLAALWGVWLAGRLVLAFGGGLPDWLVHTVNLAFLPLVMIDAGWRVWHARQKRQLMILVVLGLLWLMQIGFVLRLDMTYSYGALIMAMALISIIGGRITPAFSSGWLRQHGLDASGIRMVPALDMATLFSMILLMASLVTGWQTISGLLAIVAATLMLVRLAGWKGWLVRKEPLLWILHLSILWVPVALALLAGTLLAGWPSNAWSHAAGTGAVSCLILGVIARVSLGHTGRPLVLPRGMVLAFAAIHLAALIRVLTALDIIPWHPGIGSSTVLWFVAFGLFLFRYTGVLASPRPDGKEG, encoded by the coding sequence ATGCAGGCAATCCCGACCTCGGCGACCACTGATGCGGCCAGCATCCGTCAGCTGTTCAGCTATCCGTTTCGAATCTTCTTCCTGTCCATGACCGTATTGGCCCTGCTGGTGGTACCGGTGTGGGTGATGCAGGTAACCGGCGTGCTGAATCTGCCCCTGGCCATGCCCGGCCTGTTCTGGCACCAGCACGAAATGCTGTTCGGGTTCCTGAGCGCGGCCGTCGCCGGCTTTTTGCTGACCGCGGTTTGCGTCTGGACCGGGACCAACCGTACCCATGGGGTCAGGCTGGCGGCGCTCTGGGGTGTCTGGCTGGCAGGCCGACTGGTGCTGGCCTTCGGTGGCGGTCTGCCGGACTGGCTGGTCCACACCGTCAACCTGGCGTTCCTGCCCCTGGTCATGATTGATGCCGGTTGGCGCGTCTGGCATGCCCGGCAGAAGCGGCAACTGATGATCCTGGTGGTGCTGGGCCTGCTCTGGCTGATGCAGATCGGGTTCGTGCTGCGTCTGGACATGACCTACAGCTACGGCGCCCTGATCATGGCCATGGCGTTAATCAGCATCATCGGCGGGCGCATCACGCCGGCCTTTTCCAGTGGCTGGTTGCGCCAGCACGGGCTCGATGCGTCAGGCATCCGTATGGTACCCGCCCTGGACATGGCCACCCTGTTCTCCATGATCCTGCTGATGGCATCTTTGGTCACCGGCTGGCAAACCATAAGCGGATTGCTCGCCATCGTTGCCGCAACCCTGATGCTGGTGCGACTGGCCGGCTGGAAGGGCTGGCTGGTCCGCAAGGAACCGCTGCTGTGGATCCTGCACCTGTCCATTCTCTGGGTTCCGGTGGCGCTGGCGTTGCTGGCCGGCACCCTGCTGGCCGGATGGCCGTCCAATGCCTGGAGCCATGCCGCCGGTACCGGGGCTGTCAGCTGCCTGATCCTCGGCGTGATCGCCCGGGTTTCCCTCGGCCATACCGGCCGGCCGCTGGTACTGCCCCGGGGCATGGTACTGGCCTTCGCTGCCATTCACCTGGCCGCGCTGATCCGGGTACTCACGGCGCTGGACATCATTCCCTGGCACCCGGGCATCGGCAGCAGCACCGTGTTGTGGTTCGTGGCATTCGGGCTGTTCCTGTTCCGCTACACCGGGGTACTGGCTTCACCACGGCCGGACGGAAAGGAAGGATAA
- a CDS encoding SRPBCC family protein, with protein MSGEELAIEGDLALQGDRVEIQLERQIEHSPARVWEMLTDSVHLARWLAPGVIEQRPGGRVQLEFGNSGTPIDCHIRACEPPRLLAYSWSAGDDPERPLTWELEPLGESGEATRLRLTLSLPNDELVPIACAGWDAHLEMLMAALEGISIHFPADRFRQARAVFSALAKEKLAA; from the coding sequence ATGAGTGGCGAAGAACTGGCAATTGAAGGCGATCTGGCACTGCAGGGTGATCGGGTCGAGATTCAACTGGAGCGGCAGATCGAGCATTCGCCGGCACGGGTTTGGGAAATGTTGACCGATTCCGTGCATCTGGCCCGTTGGCTGGCGCCGGGCGTCATCGAGCAGCGTCCCGGTGGCAGGGTGCAGCTGGAGTTTGGCAACAGCGGAACACCCATCGACTGCCACATCCGGGCGTGCGAGCCGCCACGTTTGCTGGCCTACTCCTGGAGTGCCGGTGATGACCCGGAGCGACCGCTGACCTGGGAGCTCGAGCCGCTCGGGGAATCCGGCGAGGCAACCCGGCTCCGCCTGACCCTGTCTCTGCCCAACGATGAGCTGGTGCCCATTGCCTGCGCCGGCTGGGATGCGCACCTGGAAATGCTGATGGCCGCCCTCGAAGGTATCAGTATCCACTTTCCTGCGGACCGGTTCCGGCAGGCCCGCGCGGTCTTCTCCGCACTGGCAAAAGAAAAGCTGGCTGCCTGA
- a CDS encoding helix-turn-helix transcriptional regulator — translation MASEPLRPEVARASLSARVSSLITVQLARGKVGVEVVASQLHMSRYTLHKKLKREGLTFASLLEEVRRKQALTYMQDKTKPLVEIAEQLGFSELSAFSRAFKRWMGTSPAEYRSLRLS, via the coding sequence ATGGCATCAGAGCCTCTGAGGCCGGAGGTTGCGCGGGCGTCGCTGAGTGCCCGTGTGAGTTCGCTGATCACCGTGCAGCTTGCCCGTGGCAAGGTCGGGGTGGAGGTTGTGGCTTCCCAGTTGCACATGAGCCGTTACACCCTGCACAAGAAGCTGAAGCGCGAAGGATTGACCTTTGCCAGCTTGCTGGAAGAGGTCCGCCGTAAGCAGGCGCTTACCTACATGCAGGATAAAACCAAGCCGCTGGTGGAAATCGCCGAGCAGCTTGGGTTCTCGGAATTGAGTGCATTCAGCCGGGCTTTCAAGCGCTGGATGGGCACTTCCCCGGCTGAATACCGTTCCCTCAGACTTTCTTGA
- the fabB gene encoding beta-ketoacyl-ACP synthase I, whose amino-acid sequence MRRVVITGMGIVSSLGTNQKEVAQSLRDSKPGIGFSQEAKDNGLRSHVCGQIDLNLPELIDRKLWRFMCPASGYTYLAMREAIEQAGLTDEHIKADTTGVIFGQGGASTVELLDSIDTHREKGIRRVGPYRVPRTMGSAINASIATGFGIRGINYGITSACATSAHAIGHAADLIALGRQDVMFAGGGEDIHWTLSLLFDAMGALSTKYNDTPELASRTYDADRDGFVISGGGGVLALEALEHAEARGANILAELVGFGATSDGADMVAPSGEGAVRCMKQAMKNLDGEISYVNTHGTSTPAGDITELKALKETFGDKIPPLSSTKPLCGHALGAAGVHEAIYSLIMLREGFIAPSANIQNLDEGAEGYPIVRERMDNQKLDLVMSNSFGFGGTNATLIFKKV is encoded by the coding sequence ATGCGTCGCGTTGTAATCACCGGCATGGGGATTGTCTCCAGCCTGGGAACCAACCAGAAAGAAGTAGCCCAGTCCCTCCGCGACTCAAAGCCGGGGATTGGCTTCAGTCAGGAAGCAAAGGACAACGGCCTGCGCAGTCATGTGTGCGGCCAGATTGACCTGAACCTGCCCGAGCTGATCGATCGCAAGCTCTGGCGTTTCATGTGCCCGGCTTCCGGATACACCTACCTGGCCATGCGCGAAGCCATCGAGCAGGCGGGCCTCACTGACGAGCACATCAAGGCTGACACCACCGGTGTGATCTTCGGTCAGGGCGGCGCGTCCACCGTGGAACTGCTGGACTCCATCGACACCCATCGGGAAAAAGGTATCCGCCGGGTCGGCCCTTACCGCGTGCCCCGCACCATGGGCAGCGCCATCAATGCCTCCATCGCTACCGGCTTCGGCATCCGCGGCATCAACTACGGCATCACTTCCGCCTGTGCCACCAGCGCCCACGCCATCGGCCACGCCGCCGACCTGATTGCCCTGGGTCGCCAGGATGTGATGTTTGCCGGCGGTGGCGAGGACATCCACTGGACCCTGAGTCTGCTGTTTGACGCCATGGGCGCCCTCTCCACCAAGTACAACGACACCCCGGAACTGGCCTCCCGTACCTACGACGCCGACCGCGACGGTTTCGTTATCTCCGGCGGTGGCGGTGTGCTGGCCCTGGAAGCACTGGAACATGCCGAGGCCCGTGGCGCCAACATCCTGGCCGAACTGGTCGGTTTCGGAGCCACCTCCGACGGCGCAGACATGGTCGCCCCCAGTGGTGAAGGCGCGGTGCGCTGCATGAAGCAGGCCATGAAGAATCTGGATGGCGAAATCAGCTACGTGAACACCCACGGCACCAGCACGCCGGCCGGTGACATCACCGAACTGAAAGCCCTGAAGGAAACCTTCGGCGACAAGATCCCGCCGCTGAGCTCAACCAAGCCGCTGTGTGGCCACGCCCTGGGCGCCGCCGGCGTGCACGAGGCCATCTACAGCCTGATCATGCTGCGGGAAGGCTTCATCGCACCGTCCGCCAACATCCAGAACCTGGATGAAGGTGCCGAAGGCTACCCGATTGTCCGTGAGCGCATGGACAACCAGAAGCTGGATCTGGTGATGAGCAACAGCTTCGGCTTCGGTGGCACCAACGCCACCCTGATCTTCAAGAAAGTCTGA
- the fabA gene encoding bifunctional 3-hydroxydecanoyl-ACP dehydratase/trans-2-decenoyl-ACP isomerase, with amino-acid sequence MNPDHFDKEDLIKCGHGDLFPGNMRLPIDQMLMFDRITHIADDDGLYGKGSVVAELDINPDLWFFKVHFVDDPVMPGCLGLDAMWQLVGFFLAWGGGEGKGRALGSGEVKFTGQVLPTAKKVTYRLDLKRVIRRKLTMAIADGRMEVDGREIYTAKDLRVGMFTSTDDF; translated from the coding sequence ATGAACCCGGATCATTTTGACAAAGAAGACCTGATCAAGTGTGGCCATGGCGACCTGTTCCCCGGCAACATGCGCCTGCCTATTGACCAGATGCTGATGTTCGACCGCATCACTCACATCGCCGACGACGATGGCCTGTATGGCAAGGGCAGCGTCGTTGCCGAACTCGACATCAACCCGGACCTCTGGTTCTTCAAGGTTCACTTTGTTGACGATCCCGTCATGCCCGGCTGCCTGGGCCTGGACGCCATGTGGCAGCTGGTCGGGTTCTTCCTGGCCTGGGGTGGCGGCGAAGGCAAAGGGCGCGCGCTCGGCTCCGGTGAAGTGAAATTTACCGGCCAGGTGCTGCCCACGGCCAAGAAGGTAACCTACCGCCTGGATCTCAAGCGCGTGATCCGGCGCAAGCTGACCATGGCGATTGCCGATGGCCGGATGGAAGTGGATGGCCGGGAAATCTACACCGCCAAGGACCTCCGGGTTGGCATGTTCACCTCGACCGATGATTTTTAG
- a CDS encoding ion transporter → MSPELSPVAGFNTLRRIESSRIFQGAVIAIIILSALTIGAKTYDLPPLVEQSLTVMDNAITVFFLIEILFRFAACPVKRRFLLDGWNLFDTIVVIGSLIPLDNSEAVLLGRLLRVFRVLRLVSVVPELRFLINSLLKAIPRMGYIALLMFIIFYIYAAMGALFFADVDKELWGDVAIAMLTLFRVATFEDWTDVMYATMEQYPLSWLYYLIFIFLTAFVFLNMMIGAILEVMSEEQNAKQAQKAHDERDEIARQLQSVQAQLQELTRTISERR, encoded by the coding sequence ATGTCCCCGGAATTGAGTCCTGTTGCCGGTTTCAATACCCTGCGCCGGATCGAATCCAGCAGAATCTTTCAGGGTGCGGTCATTGCCATCATCATCCTGTCGGCCCTGACCATCGGCGCCAAGACCTATGACCTGCCACCGCTGGTGGAGCAGAGTCTGACCGTGATGGACAATGCCATCACCGTATTCTTCCTGATCGAGATCCTGTTCCGGTTTGCCGCCTGCCCGGTTAAACGCCGGTTCCTGCTCGATGGCTGGAACCTGTTCGACACCATCGTGGTGATCGGCAGCCTGATCCCCCTGGACAATTCCGAGGCTGTGTTACTGGGCCGACTGCTGCGGGTGTTCCGCGTCCTGCGCCTGGTTTCCGTGGTGCCGGAGCTCCGGTTCCTGATCAACTCCCTGCTCAAGGCGATCCCGCGCATGGGCTACATCGCCCTGCTGATGTTCATTATCTTCTACATTTACGCGGCCATGGGCGCCCTGTTCTTTGCGGATGTGGACAAGGAGCTGTGGGGGGACGTCGCGATTGCCATGCTCACCCTGTTCCGGGTCGCGACGTTCGAGGATTGGACCGATGTGATGTATGCCACCATGGAGCAATACCCGCTCAGCTGGCTGTACTACCTCATCTTCATCTTCCTGACTGCGTTCGTGTTCCTGAACATGATGATTGGCGCCATCCTGGAGGTCATGAGCGAGGAGCAGAATGCCAAGCAGGCTCAGAAGGCCCACGACGAACGGGATGAGATCGCCCGTCAGCTCCAGTCAGTGCAGGCGCAGTTGCAGGAGCTGACCAGGACGATCTCGGAGCGGCGCTGA
- a CDS encoding EVE domain-containing protein, whose product MAKWLVKTEPSECGIEDFARAPRQSIPWDGVRNYQARNFLREMQEGDEVFIYHSSCKHIGVAGIVEVLRSAYPDPTQFDERSPYHDPKSAPDKPRWDAVDLKYIRTLPRLIPLDELKTLPGLENLPLVRKGNRLSVMPVSESEWQTILGQA is encoded by the coding sequence ATGGCGAAGTGGCTGGTAAAAACGGAACCTTCCGAGTGCGGTATCGAGGATTTTGCCCGGGCACCTCGGCAATCCATCCCCTGGGACGGTGTTCGCAACTACCAGGCCAGGAACTTCCTGCGGGAGATGCAAGAAGGGGACGAGGTATTCATCTACCACTCCAGCTGCAAACACATCGGAGTTGCCGGCATTGTGGAGGTGCTCAGAAGTGCCTATCCGGACCCCACCCAGTTCGACGAACGATCTCCCTATCATGATCCGAAGAGCGCTCCGGACAAGCCTCGCTGGGACGCGGTGGATCTGAAATATATCCGCACACTGCCCCGGCTGATTCCGCTGGACGAGCTCAAGACCCTTCCGGGCCTCGAGAATCTGCCCCTGGTGCGCAAAGGCAACCGGCTATCAGTGATGCCGGTAAGCGAATCGGAATGGCAGACCATCCTCGGCCAGGCCTGA
- a CDS encoding MFS transporter has translation MKVADVFRFRNAEIKALHLTWIAFFITFYVWFNMAPLASSMLKSVDWLTTDDLRLFAICNVALTIPARIVVGMALDRFGPRRVFSVLMVLMSIPALFFAFGNTMTQLLVSRLVLSSIGASFVVGIHMTAMWFKPKDIGFAEGFYAGWGNFGSAAAAISLPTIALHMYGGEDGWRWAIAQSAIVMAAYGVYYWFAITDGPVGTVHRKPRKAVALEVSTWGDMVKLILWTIPLVGVLAILVWRIQNMGYLSTTGAAICYAVIFAVVCYQIIQILRVNVPILKKGVPEDDKYPFNSVAALNSTYFANFGAELAVVSMLPMFFEETWSLSATAAGLIAASFAFVNLVARPMGGLVSDRMGNRRFVMLSYMFGIAVGFAMMGLMNSSWPLIIAVGITVFTSFFVQGAEGATFGIIPSIKRRLTGQISGMAGAYGNVGAVVYLTIFTFVTPTQFFYIIAAGAFISWVLCVMWLKEPESGFSDEYHVSSVDRQIEEEERLRQATATST, from the coding sequence ATGAAAGTCGCAGACGTCTTCCGCTTCAGGAACGCCGAGATCAAGGCGCTGCACCTGACCTGGATTGCATTCTTTATTACCTTTTACGTGTGGTTCAACATGGCGCCGCTGGCGTCCAGCATGCTCAAGAGCGTGGACTGGCTGACCACCGATGACCTCCGCCTGTTTGCCATCTGCAACGTGGCGCTGACCATTCCGGCCCGGATCGTGGTGGGCATGGCCCTGGACCGGTTCGGTCCGCGCCGGGTGTTCTCGGTGCTGATGGTGCTGATGTCCATCCCGGCCTTGTTCTTCGCCTTCGGTAACACCATGACCCAGTTGCTGGTCAGTCGCCTGGTGCTCAGCTCCATCGGCGCCAGCTTCGTGGTGGGTATCCACATGACCGCCATGTGGTTCAAGCCCAAGGACATCGGCTTTGCCGAAGGCTTTTACGCCGGCTGGGGCAACTTCGGTTCCGCTGCCGCCGCCATCTCCCTGCCTACCATCGCCCTGCACATGTACGGTGGTGAAGACGGCTGGCGCTGGGCCATTGCCCAGAGTGCCATTGTCATGGCGGCCTATGGCGTTTACTACTGGTTCGCCATCACCGACGGCCCGGTCGGCACCGTGCACCGCAAGCCCCGCAAGGCGGTGGCCCTGGAGGTGAGCACCTGGGGTGACATGGTCAAGCTGATTCTCTGGACCATTCCCCTGGTGGGCGTGCTGGCGATCCTGGTCTGGCGCATCCAGAACATGGGTTACCTCAGCACCACCGGTGCGGCTATCTGCTACGCGGTGATCTTTGCCGTCGTCTGCTACCAGATCATCCAGATCCTGCGGGTCAACGTGCCCATCCTGAAAAAGGGTGTGCCAGAGGATGACAAATACCCGTTCAACAGCGTAGCGGCCCTGAACAGCACCTACTTCGCCAACTTCGGCGCCGAGCTGGCCGTGGTCTCCATGCTGCCCATGTTTTTCGAGGAAACCTGGAGCCTGAGTGCCACCGCAGCGGGCCTGATTGCCGCCTCCTTTGCTTTCGTGAACCTGGTGGCCCGTCCCATGGGTGGCCTGGTCTCCGACCGCATGGGTAACCGTCGCTTCGTGATGCTCAGCTACATGTTCGGTATCGCAGTCGGCTTCGCCATGATGGGCCTGATGAACTCCAGCTGGCCGCTGATTATTGCCGTCGGTATTACCGTGTTCACTTCCTTCTTCGTGCAGGGTGCCGAGGGAGCTACATTCGGCATCATTCCCTCCATCAAGCGCCGGCTGACCGGCCAGATCTCCGGGATGGCGGGGGCCTACGGTAACGTTGGCGCGGTGGTCTATCTCACCATCTTCACCTTCGTCACCCCCACCCAGTTCTTCTACATCATCGCAGCCGGTGCCTTCATCAGCTGGGTGCTGTGCGTGATGTGGCTGAAGGAGCCGGAAAGCGGTTTCTCTGACGAGTACCACGTATCTTCCGTGGATCGCCAGATCGAGGAAGAGGAGCGCCTCCGCCAGGCGACTGCCACCTCCACCTGA
- a CDS encoding SirB2 family protein: MSAYLILKHLHMTTAYITVVLFALRLLMDAVGRPEWRRTPLRWIPHANDTVLLVAAISLLFVTPWMPFVHGWLTAKIFLLIGYIVAGIFALKTSLGTPTRVVAAILAFVQIGAIFHLAMTKPVFS; the protein is encoded by the coding sequence ATGAGTGCCTACCTGATCTTGAAACACCTGCACATGACTACAGCGTATATCACGGTGGTGTTGTTTGCCCTGAGGTTGCTGATGGATGCCGTCGGCCGGCCGGAATGGCGCCGCACGCCGCTGCGCTGGATTCCCCACGCCAACGACACCGTACTGCTGGTCGCGGCCATCAGCCTGCTGTTCGTGACACCCTGGATGCCTTTCGTCCACGGCTGGCTGACGGCCAAGATCTTCCTGCTGATCGGCTACATCGTGGCCGGCATCTTTGCACTGAAAACCAGCCTGGGCACTCCGACCCGGGTCGTGGCGGCCATTCTGGCGTTTGTCCAGATCGGCGCCATTTTCCATCTGGCCATGACCAAGCCGGTATTCAGCTGA
- a CDS encoding universal stress protein, with translation MKIMIAYDGSRNARLALAQTITMFRDLKPQLTLVAVAENPRDITSGNEDLFQQEVTELKNYLNEAMEVCQNEDVAAETMLLEGDPRKMLLYAAEKKIHPDMLVIARHSHEPDGGFIARSLTYFVDELDYMTFGSVSSFLARRIQCPLLILPSR, from the coding sequence ATGAAGATCATGATTGCCTACGATGGTTCGCGCAATGCCAGGCTCGCCCTGGCGCAGACCATCACCATGTTTCGCGACCTCAAACCCCAGCTGACACTGGTGGCTGTGGCGGAAAACCCCCGGGATATCACCTCGGGTAATGAAGACCTGTTCCAGCAGGAAGTCACCGAACTGAAGAATTACCTGAACGAGGCCATGGAGGTCTGCCAGAACGAGGACGTGGCCGCCGAGACCATGCTGCTCGAGGGTGACCCCCGCAAGATGCTGCTGTACGCCGCCGAGAAAAAGATCCACCCGGACATGCTGGTAATCGCCCGCCACAGCCATGAGCCGGATGGTGGGTTCATCGCCCGCTCGCTTACCTATTTCGTGGATGAACTGGATTACATGACTTTCGGCAGTGTGAGTTCGTTCCTCGCCCGCCGGATCCAGTGTCCGCTGCTGATTCTGCCCAGCCGTTGA